One window of the Periophthalmus magnuspinnatus isolate fPerMag1 chromosome 6, fPerMag1.2.pri, whole genome shotgun sequence genome contains the following:
- the LOC117372798 gene encoding cyclin-dependent kinase 17-like gives MKRFKRHISQRLRGSHTIDESLSELAEQMTIEENGLKDNEPIVRNGRPPSAHSVHSFLHQYTGSFKKPPMHRPQSVIGGGLGSLMVMPRNGSRLDIVHENLKMGSDGESDQASGTSSDEVQSPTGVCLRNRGNRRISAEDLNKRLSLPADIRIPDGYLEKLQLSSPTFDQPLSRRSRRASLSEIGFGKLETYIKLDKLGEGTYATVFKGRSKLTDNLVALKEIRLEHEEGAPCTAIREVSLLKDLKHANIVTLHDIVHTDKSLTLVFEYLDKDLKQYMDDCGNILSMQNVKIFLFQILRGLAYCHKRKVLHRDLKPQNLLINDRGELKLADFGLARAKSVPTKTYSNEVVTLWYRPPDVLLGSSEYSTQIDMWGVGCIFYEMAAGRPLFPGSTVEDELHLIFRLLGTPSEENWPGISSIDEFKSYKFPKYKAQPLINHAPRLDNDGIDLLMSFLKYESKKRIAADEAMRQSYFRSLGPRVHTLPENISIFTLKEVQLQRDPGYRNASYPESGNGKNRRQSMLF, from the exons ATGAAACGATTCAAACGACACATCTCTCAGAGGCTACGAGGGAGTCACACCATCGACGAGTCCCTGTCTGAACTGGCGGAGCAAATGACCATAGAAGAGAATGGGCTCAAGGACAATG AGCCCATAGTGAGGAATGGCCGCCCGCCCTCAGCCCATAGTGTACACTCCTTCCTGCACCAGTACACTGGCTCCTTTAAGAAGCCCCCCATGCACCGGCCTCAGAGTGTCATCGGGGGCGGTCTGGGCTCGCTCATGGTCATGCCTCGGAACGGTAGCCGGCTCG ATATTGTCCatgaaaatttgaaaatggGGTCAGACGGTGAGAGTGACCAAGCCTCCGGCACATCCTCTGATGAAGTCCAGTCGCCCACTGGGGTTTGCCTGAGGAACCGAGGGAACAGGCGAATCTCTGCTGAG gaCTTGAACAAGCGCCTCTCTTTACCAGCTGATATTCGGATACCTGACGGATATTTGGAGAAACTACAGCTCAGCAGCCCCACTTTCGATCAGCCACTGAGCAGACGATCACGACGGGCTTCACTG tCAGAAATTGGGTTCGGGAAGCTAGAGACTTACATCAAACTAGACAAACTTGGAGAG GGCACATACGCCACTGTTTTCAAGGGGAGGAGTAAACTGACGGACAACTTGGTAGCTCTGAAGGAGATCAGGCTAGAGCATGAAGAGGGGGCGCCCTGCACTGCAATCAGAGAAG TGTCGCTACTGAAGGACCTGAAACACGCAAACATAGTGACACTCCATGACATCGTCCACACCGACAAGTCCCTCACACTAGTCTTCGAGTACCTG GACAAAGACCTGAAGCAGTACATGGACGACTGCGGCAACATCCTGAGCATGCAGAATGTCAAG atatttttgtttcagaTATTGAGAGGTTTGGCGTATTGTCACAAACGGAAAGTACTACACAGAGACCTCAAACCCCAAAATCTCCTCATTAATGATCGGGGTGAACTCAAGCTAGCAGACTTTG gtcTGGCAAGGGCAAAATCGGTACCCACGAAAACGTACTCGAACGAGGTGGTGACACTGTGGTACCGGCCCCCTGATGTGCTGCTGGGCTCCTCTGAGTACTCCACTCAGATTGACATGTG ggGTGTGGGCTGTATATTCTATGAGATGGCCGCTGGCAGACCTCTGTTTCCTGGCTCCACAGTGGAGGATGAACTCCACCTCATCTTCAGGCTTCTAG GCACGCCCTCGGAGGAAAACTGGCCCGGGATTTCTTCTATTGATGAGTTTAAATCATACAAATTCCCCAAATACAAAGCACAGCCACTTATAAACCACGCACCAAG GTTGGACAACGACGGCATCGACCTCCTGATGTCATTCCTAAAA TATGAATCAAAGAAGAGGATCGCAGCAGATGAGGCGATGAGACAGTCATACTTCAGGAGCCTGGGGCCACGCGTGCACACACTGCCAGAGA ACATATCTATATTCACACTGAAGGAGGTGCAGCTGCAGAGGGACCCTGGCTACAGGAATGCCTCCTACCCTGAGTCAG gCAATGGGAAGAATAGAAGACAAAGCATGCTGTTTTAG
- the ucmab gene encoding unique cartilage matrix-associated protein — protein sequence MSWTYASLLALLTLICALSLSPEADSAAVPSDNNAKDAKGPLKKIFLKEADASNFFKRRSRRASKSQDEINAEQRQVLAADERRREFHEEKRNEYENYAEEQSDEQDERTRESTEQWREFHYDGRYPPQEYNRQSI from the exons ATGTCGTGGACCTATGCTTCACTGCTGGCTCTGCTCACACTGATCTGTGCACTGTCCT TGTCCCCAGAGGCTGATTCTGCAGCTGTGCCTAGTGACAACAACGCAAAGGatgcaaaag GGCCTCTTAAAAAGATCTTCTTAAAGGAGGCTGATGCGTCAAACTTCTTCAAACGCCGCAGCAGGAGAGCGTCCAAGTCCCAGGATGAGATTAATG CTGAACAGAGGCAGGTCCTAGCCGCAgacgagagaaggagggagttTCATGAGGAGAAAAGAAATGAGTATGAGAACTACGCTGAGGAGCAGAGTGATG AACAAGATGAGCGTACCAGGGAGAGCACGGAGCAGTGGAGGGAATTTCATTATGACGGAAGATACCCTCCTCAAGAGTACAACCGCCAGTCCATCTGA